From Synoicihabitans lomoniglobus, the proteins below share one genomic window:
- a CDS encoding glycoside hydrolase family 43 protein, producing MIKSLSLALLATSVVVAEPVTFTSFEYTGRDEIFDTPISAYEYRNPILAGYYPDPSICQVGEDYYLVNSSFAHYPGLPIFHSTDLVNWTQFGHAIDRPDQLPYDGLGITRALFAPGISYHDGLFYLVCTMIDNGGNFLITAEDPAGPWSDPIWLDFDGIDPSLFFDESTGRAWMVNNGGPPNNKPLYEGHRAIWIQEWDIASKRLMGPRKIIINGGVDLAEQPVWIEGPHIYQRDDWYYLNCAEGGTSDNHSQVIFRSESPDGPFVPFTDHPTLTQRDLDPARDHPVTCTGHADFVVGPDGNWWSVFLGCTPYKDGHYNTGRQTFLLPVTWKDGWPLILPPGQPVPYVQRGPNGVGLDESADRLPLTGNFTWTDDFSADELSLPWLFLRAPQTTWWSTGDGLSIEPRPDSLREKHNPSFIGRRLQHNRFVASTELVLPAAANVDAGLVAYHNETRHYVLGVNRATSGGYNVFVEAQRGAATAAQLTTAHFAAAPGDTITLRLTGHDTDYVFDYSTDGGETWIQVGGIFDARNLSVSTSYDFIGVLVGMMARQ from the coding sequence ATGATTAAGTCCCTATCCCTCGCCCTGTTGGCAACATCCGTGGTTGTGGCCGAACCCGTCACGTTTACCTCGTTCGAATACACCGGGCGTGATGAGATTTTTGATACGCCGATCTCGGCTTATGAGTATCGCAATCCCATCCTGGCCGGCTATTATCCGGACCCGAGCATCTGCCAGGTCGGCGAGGACTACTACTTGGTGAATTCGTCGTTCGCCCACTACCCGGGACTGCCGATTTTCCACTCCACCGACCTCGTGAACTGGACTCAGTTCGGTCACGCCATCGACCGACCCGACCAGTTGCCCTACGACGGGCTCGGTATCACCCGCGCGCTGTTTGCGCCGGGCATCAGTTATCACGACGGACTGTTTTACCTCGTTTGCACCATGATTGATAACGGCGGCAACTTCCTCATCACCGCCGAGGATCCGGCCGGTCCGTGGAGCGATCCGATCTGGCTCGATTTTGATGGCATCGACCCGTCGCTCTTCTTCGACGAGTCCACCGGTCGGGCATGGATGGTCAACAACGGCGGTCCTCCCAACAACAAACCCCTCTACGAAGGTCACCGTGCGATCTGGATTCAGGAGTGGGACATCGCGTCGAAGCGTCTCATGGGGCCGCGTAAGATCATCATCAACGGTGGCGTCGATCTGGCCGAGCAACCGGTCTGGATCGAAGGTCCGCACATTTACCAGCGGGACGACTGGTATTACCTCAATTGCGCCGAAGGCGGCACCAGTGACAATCACTCGCAAGTCATCTTCCGCAGCGAATCCCCGGACGGACCTTTCGTTCCGTTCACCGATCACCCGACGCTCACCCAGCGTGATCTCGATCCTGCGCGCGACCACCCGGTCACCTGCACGGGCCACGCCGATTTCGTTGTCGGTCCCGATGGCAATTGGTGGTCGGTCTTCCTCGGCTGCACCCCGTATAAAGATGGGCACTACAATACCGGCCGCCAGACCTTCCTCCTGCCGGTGACGTGGAAGGACGGCTGGCCACTGATCTTACCGCCCGGTCAGCCGGTGCCCTATGTGCAACGCGGGCCCAATGGCGTGGGACTCGACGAGTCGGCCGACCGCCTGCCGCTCACCGGTAACTTCACGTGGACCGACGACTTTTCCGCCGACGAGCTGAGTCTGCCTTGGCTGTTCCTGCGTGCCCCGCAGACCACCTGGTGGTCCACCGGCGACGGTCTGAGCATCGAGCCGCGTCCGGATTCATTGCGCGAAAAGCACAACCCCTCGTTTATCGGCCGTCGGTTGCAGCACAACCGCTTCGTGGCATCGACCGAGCTCGTGCTGCCCGCGGCAGCCAACGTCGACGCCGGCCTGGTCGCCTACCACAACGAAACGCGCCACTACGTCCTCGGGGTCAACCGGGCGACCTCCGGCGGCTACAACGTGTTTGTCGAAGCCCAACGCGGCGCGGCCACCGCCGCCCAGTTGACGACAGCCCACTTCGCGGCGGCCCCCGGCGACACCATCACCTTGCGCCTCACCGGTCACGACACCGATTACGTCTTCGACTACTCGACCGACGGGGGCGAAACCTGGATCCAGGTCGGTGGCATCTTCGACGCTCGCAACCTCAGCGTCAGCACCAGCTACGATTTCATCGGCGTGCTCGTGGGCATGATGGCCCGTCAGTGA
- a CDS encoding anti-sigma factor domain-containing protein has protein sequence MNSKFEEQATLYVLDGLDPGEHAAFEAQLLQSPELAALVRELESALDREIRLLPQHPPAADLLTRIESRLDRPDDPTPVGESARSSIWIAFARWSIAAVIAVSTAILAVQSLRRSDATTEPNMVLIVGLNAEGSTLTRMPMPVASNDEGGGFIQLASFAENLWNNPTILPDASTVANAANGYALFDPASNQGFIAIRNLPEPAPGQLYHMWIIDTASGHVVQAGVLPATQATSGLYSFAVAASGNTPPPQLNFFVTSESASSSRFTAPSGKVVLGSKRI, from the coding sequence ATGAACTCGAAATTCGAAGAACAAGCCACGCTTTACGTGCTCGACGGCCTCGATCCCGGTGAACACGCGGCATTTGAGGCGCAACTTCTCCAATCGCCTGAGCTGGCTGCCCTCGTGCGTGAACTCGAATCCGCCCTCGACCGTGAAATCCGACTGCTGCCGCAGCACCCGCCGGCCGCCGACCTCCTCACCCGTATCGAGTCCCGTCTCGACCGCCCCGATGATCCGACACCCGTGGGTGAATCCGCACGCTCGTCGATCTGGATCGCTTTTGCCCGCTGGAGTATCGCCGCCGTGATCGCCGTCAGCACCGCCATTCTGGCCGTCCAATCACTGCGCCGTTCTGATGCCACCACCGAGCCAAACATGGTCTTGATCGTGGGCCTCAACGCCGAGGGCAGCACGCTCACCCGAATGCCTATGCCCGTCGCCTCAAATGACGAAGGCGGCGGATTCATCCAGCTCGCCTCGTTTGCAGAAAACCTGTGGAACAACCCCACCATACTTCCCGACGCATCGACCGTTGCCAACGCGGCCAACGGCTATGCCCTATTCGACCCGGCCAGTAACCAGGGATTCATCGCCATCCGAAATTTGCCCGAACCCGCGCCCGGCCAGCTCTATCACATGTGGATCATCGACACGGCATCCGGTCACGTGGTTCAAGCTGGGGTGCTGCCCGCCACGCAGGCGACGAGCGGCCTTTACTCGTTCGCCGTCGCCGCGTCGGGTAACACGCCCCCGCCCCAGCTTAATTTCTTCGTTACGTCCGAGAGCGCCTCGTCGAGCCGATTCACTGCACCGAGCGGCAAAGTCGTGCTGGGCAGCAAACGGATCTAA
- a CDS encoding type II toxin-antitoxin system RelE/ParE family toxin, with protein sequence MIQSFADRDTEQLFLKEKNRRFQAVSRVALRKLIQLNSASRLGDLSVPPGNHLEQLAGNLAGQYSIRVNDQWRIVFRWTDSGPSDVRIEDYH encoded by the coding sequence ATGATTCAATCGTTTGCGGATCGCGACACGGAGCAACTTTTCCTCAAAGAGAAGAATCGTCGTTTTCAGGCGGTTAGCCGCGTGGCCTTGCGTAAACTCATCCAACTCAATAGTGCCAGCCGTCTGGGCGACCTCTCGGTTCCACCCGGAAACCACCTGGAGCAACTTGCAGGGAATCTCGCGGGACAATACTCGATTCGGGTCAACGACCAGTGGCGCATTGTCTTTCGGTGGACGGACTCGGGACCCAGCGACGTCCGAATTGAAGATTACCATTGA
- a CDS encoding IS481 family transposase, with amino-acid sequence MPWKEVSPMDQKMQFISMAATGRFTVSQLCEDFDISRKTGHKWLRRYAAEGSAGLGDRSRRPRGCAHQTTTELVELVLQERKAKPSWGPKKLQDLLHCKHGIMQPPARSTIASLLKSHGLIKKRRRKPGLYHPRPSELTDPTHPNHVWTFDYKGWFLTQDRIRCDPLTVCDRFSRYVVCCQARYDQQFRGTHLACRNIMRYHGVPEIIRVDNGSPFASNGWGRLSRLSVWWISQGIQVEFTRPGHPQDNGSHERMHRDLKAETLQPSARNQRAQQRLFDRWRFTYNHERPHEGINMQKPAEIYHSSQRRLNENDNAVRYPADYLRRRVTEAGFINYRKRSYHVGEAFAGVTVGIHRTDAGTSELHFANIHLANLTLNAGDPFRPAAYMVPPHQVPLAKHNP; translated from the coding sequence ATGCCCTGGAAAGAAGTGTCACCAATGGACCAGAAGATGCAGTTCATCAGCATGGCGGCTACGGGCCGCTTTACCGTCTCGCAGTTGTGCGAAGACTTTGATATCAGTCGCAAGACCGGTCATAAGTGGCTGCGTCGTTACGCGGCGGAAGGTTCCGCCGGTTTGGGCGATCGGTCCCGTCGTCCCCGTGGCTGTGCCCACCAGACGACTACGGAGCTAGTCGAGCTGGTGCTCCAGGAGCGCAAAGCCAAGCCCAGTTGGGGCCCCAAGAAGCTACAGGATCTACTGCACTGTAAGCACGGGATAATGCAGCCTCCGGCGCGCAGCACGATCGCCTCGTTGCTGAAGAGTCACGGCCTGATCAAGAAGCGGCGGCGTAAACCTGGACTCTATCATCCCCGGCCCAGCGAGTTGACCGATCCGACTCACCCCAACCACGTGTGGACGTTCGACTACAAGGGTTGGTTCCTGACGCAGGATCGCATCCGCTGTGATCCGTTGACGGTGTGTGATCGGTTCTCGCGCTACGTCGTGTGCTGCCAAGCCCGATATGATCAGCAGTTCCGAGGCACCCACCTGGCCTGTCGTAACATCATGCGCTACCACGGGGTTCCGGAGATCATCCGCGTCGACAACGGCTCACCCTTCGCTTCCAACGGCTGGGGCAGGCTCTCTCGATTGAGCGTGTGGTGGATCAGCCAAGGCATCCAAGTGGAGTTCACCCGACCGGGGCATCCGCAGGATAATGGGTCCCACGAACGCATGCACCGCGACCTGAAAGCCGAGACCCTGCAGCCCAGCGCACGCAATCAACGCGCCCAACAACGCCTCTTCGACCGGTGGCGCTTTACCTACAACCACGAGCGTCCTCACGAAGGCATCAACATGCAAAAACCGGCCGAGATTTACCACTCCAGTCAGCGGCGCCTAAACGAGAACGACAACGCCGTGCGTTACCCGGCCGACTATCTGCGTCGACGTGTTACCGAGGCCGGGTTCATCAACTACCGCAAACGCAGCTATCATGTCGGGGAGGCGTTTGCCGGAGTCACCGTGGGAATCCACCGCACGGATGCGGGCACGAGCGAGCTGCACTTTGCGAACATCCACCTCGCCAACCTCACCCTCAATGCGGGGGACCCATTCCGGCCTGCGGCCTACATGGTTCCCCCGCATCAGGTTCCCCTCGCCAAACACAACCCGTAA
- a CDS encoding IS91 family transposase, with the protein MSALAEWLGAQAPGYACTHAISPAQRRALAAIARCRTPEMGGRVYRCAHCTKHDFAYHSCHHRSCPRCGGARTAAWTQRQRDRLLPVPYFMVTFTLPAPLRAIFAAEPKVMIDLLFGESARALQSIASLPKHLGADLGMTGVLHTWGRQMQLHPHVHFIVPGGGLAEEGSAWRHTHKPAWLMPSAPVAARFRQGMAAALRVALPGRHAQVPDSCWRQPWVVDIQHVGSGESAIKYLARYVQRTAISDERIRTMDAKTVRFGYRDSASGERKECTLDAAEFMRRYLQHVLPTGVHRVRHFGWEHPAAWRRRRVVETLLAVEIVVRPKQAEDVVQWHLVCPHCQAESLRCVGTLPRVARSPPFVPRAA; encoded by the coding sequence GTGTCGGCCTTGGCCGAGTGGCTCGGGGCGCAAGCCCCGGGCTACGCGTGCACGCATGCCATCAGCCCGGCGCAGCGCCGGGCGTTGGCGGCGATCGCGCGGTGTCGGACGCCCGAGATGGGCGGCCGCGTGTATCGCTGTGCCCACTGCACAAAGCACGACTTCGCCTACCATAGCTGCCATCACCGCTCGTGTCCGCGGTGCGGCGGGGCCCGCACGGCGGCATGGACGCAGCGCCAGCGGGACCGCTTGCTGCCGGTGCCATATTTTATGGTGACCTTCACACTGCCCGCACCGCTGCGCGCGATCTTCGCGGCGGAGCCGAAGGTGATGATCGACCTGCTCTTTGGCGAGTCGGCCCGCGCGCTGCAATCGATCGCGTCGTTGCCCAAACACCTCGGAGCCGATCTGGGCATGACCGGCGTGTTGCACACGTGGGGACGCCAGATGCAGTTGCATCCGCATGTCCACTTCATCGTGCCGGGCGGTGGTTTGGCTGAAGAGGGTTCCGCGTGGCGCCATACCCACAAACCCGCGTGGCTGATGCCGTCTGCACCGGTCGCGGCGCGCTTTCGCCAAGGCATGGCAGCGGCGCTACGCGTTGCGTTGCCTGGAAGGCACGCGCAAGTGCCCGACTCGTGCTGGCGGCAACCGTGGGTGGTCGACATCCAGCACGTCGGCTCGGGCGAATCGGCGATCAAATACCTCGCTCGCTACGTGCAGCGCACCGCCATCAGCGATGAACGTATCCGAACCATGGATGCGAAGACGGTTCGCTTTGGCTACCGCGACAGTGCGAGTGGTGAGCGCAAGGAATGCACGTTGGATGCGGCTGAGTTCATGCGGCGATACTTGCAGCACGTCTTGCCGACCGGAGTCCACCGCGTGCGCCACTTCGGCTGGGAGCACCCTGCCGCGTGGCGACGCCGACGGGTGGTCGAGACCTTGCTCGCCGTGGAGATCGTTGTGCGCCCGAAGCAGGCCGAGGACGTGGTGCAGTGGCACCTGGTGTGCCCGCATTGCCAAGCCGAGTCGTTGCGCTGCGTCGGCACCCTGCCACGCGTCGCACGTTCGCCTCCGTTCGTCCCACGGGCCGCATGA
- a CDS encoding RNA polymerase sigma factor: MPPDADSSAEEAFLLARIGAGDRAAFRDLYARFSTPLFSFTLRLVGDRATAEELLQDAFVKIWHHANDYDPHKSRAFTWAVTIVRRTCIDHLRRRRSAPSFTPLPLETEGGADFATAETARRTAEAHETSRNVDRALEHISGDRRRALELALYSELTHAEIARQLVQPIGTVKSWIRRGLLELRTTLAQAKS; this comes from the coding sequence GTGCCGCCGGATGCCGACAGTTCAGCAGAAGAAGCCTTTCTGCTTGCGCGCATCGGCGCCGGGGACCGAGCGGCGTTTCGCGATCTCTATGCGCGTTTCAGCACACCGCTTTTCTCCTTCACGCTCCGTCTGGTGGGTGATCGCGCCACCGCGGAGGAACTCCTGCAGGATGCCTTCGTAAAAATCTGGCACCACGCCAACGATTACGACCCGCACAAGTCGCGTGCCTTTACTTGGGCCGTCACCATCGTCCGTCGCACCTGCATCGACCACCTGCGCCGCCGCCGCTCGGCCCCGTCGTTTACTCCGCTGCCTCTCGAAACCGAAGGTGGCGCCGACTTTGCCACCGCTGAGACTGCCCGCCGCACCGCCGAGGCTCACGAGACATCCCGCAACGTCGATCGCGCTCTTGAGCATATCTCCGGCGACCGCCGTCGCGCCCTCGAGCTCGCGCTCTATTCCGAGCTCACCCACGCCGAGATCGCGCGCCAACTCGTGCAGCCCATCGGCACGGTCAAGTCCTGGATTCGCCGTGGTCTCCTTGAGCTACGCACCACCCTCGCCCAAGCCAAATCATGA
- a CDS encoding HigA family addiction module antitoxin: MKKHLNVHPGELLREEFLSPLGITAYRLAKDAKLPHQRVSEIVNERRGITAETDLHLCAYFGQAPGYWLRVQLAYDLREALNTVGDKIKSDVRPLQAA; the protein is encoded by the coding sequence ATGAAAAAGCATCTGAACGTCCACCCCGGTGAACTCCTTCGCGAAGAGTTTTTATCTCCGCTCGGAATCACAGCCTACCGCTTGGCCAAAGACGCCAAACTTCCGCACCAGCGGGTGAGTGAAATTGTCAATGAAAGGCGTGGCATCACCGCCGAAACCGACCTCCACCTCTGTGCCTACTTTGGGCAAGCTCCTGGTTATTGGCTACGTGTCCAACTCGCTTATGATCTTCGTGAGGCGCTCAACACCGTGGGTGACAAGATCAAATCGGACGTGCGCCCGTTGCAGGCTGCCTGA
- a CDS encoding HigA family addiction module antitoxin yields the protein MKTPITPGEILLEEYLRPMGISQNAMARALGVSPRAINEIVLGKRSITPAMSIRFGAFFDQSPQFWHGIQVDCDFRALATDTPRLVKAVRPASELISA from the coding sequence ATGAAAACCCCGATAACGCCCGGTGAAATCCTGCTGGAGGAATACTTGAGGCCCATGGGTATCTCCCAAAACGCCATGGCCCGTGCGCTTGGGGTGTCCCCGCGCGCCATCAATGAGATTGTCCTCGGCAAACGTTCCATCACCCCCGCCATGTCGATAAGGTTCGGTGCCTTCTTCGATCAGTCCCCGCAGTTCTGGCACGGAATTCAGGTGGATTGCGATTTCAGAGCCCTAGCGACCGACACCCCTAGATTAGTGAAAGCCGTCCGCCCGGCCTCCGAGCTGATTTCCGCGTAG
- a CDS encoding tyrosine-type recombinase/integrase encodes MSKNKSTRKGRDFRRDVTEQYQSLVRFDEMLKLRSMAFSTRSEYVRYVRKLAQHVKRDPAELNEAQLRAYLLHLKEVHHYSGSTMRTAVCAMRNFYGKLLGHPWKLFDLVRSPDRKTLPAVLTRAEVARLFAAITEPRFRTILRLIYACGLRIREATTLEVTDIKREPCRLHLHHTKGQKERYVPLPESMLEELRAYWRTHRHPKWVFPGTGRGWREGPGARERLALASEPMGVGSIQNCLRLVVPVAKLPKGTHPHTLRHSYATHLLEEGVSIRLIAQFMGHSSIETTAIYTHLTAVNEAAARAAVSRLLDGI; translated from the coding sequence ATGTCCAAAAACAAATCCACCCGTAAAGGTCGCGACTTCCGTCGTGACGTCACCGAACAGTATCAATCGTTAGTGCGCTTCGATGAGATGCTCAAGCTGCGAAGCATGGCCTTCTCCACCCGCTCGGAGTATGTGCGCTACGTGCGCAAACTCGCGCAGCACGTGAAGCGCGATCCGGCCGAATTGAACGAGGCGCAGCTTCGCGCCTACCTGCTGCACCTCAAGGAGGTCCACCACTACAGCGGCAGCACGATGCGCACCGCCGTGTGCGCCATGCGCAACTTCTACGGCAAGTTGCTGGGCCACCCGTGGAAGCTGTTCGACCTGGTGCGCTCGCCCGATCGCAAAACCTTGCCCGCGGTGCTCACCCGCGCCGAGGTGGCGCGGTTGTTCGCGGCGATCACCGAACCTCGGTTTCGCACCATCCTGCGACTCATCTATGCGTGCGGGTTGCGTATCCGTGAAGCAACGACACTAGAGGTGACCGATATCAAGCGTGAGCCGTGCCGACTGCATCTGCACCACACGAAGGGGCAAAAGGAGCGCTACGTGCCGCTGCCCGAATCGATGCTCGAGGAGTTGCGCGCCTACTGGCGCACGCACCGGCATCCGAAGTGGGTGTTCCCTGGCACCGGTCGGGGCTGGCGCGAGGGGCCCGGTGCGCGCGAGCGCCTGGCTCTCGCGTCCGAACCGATGGGCGTGGGTTCGATCCAAAACTGCCTGCGGTTGGTCGTGCCGGTGGCCAAACTGCCCAAGGGCACCCACCCGCACACGCTGCGTCATTCGTATGCGACGCACCTGCTCGAAGAGGGCGTGAGCATCCGCTTGATTGCGCAGTTCATGGGCCACTCCTCCATTGAAACGACCGCCATTTACACGCATCTGACCGCCGTCAATGAAGCCGCCGCTCGCGCGGCGGTGAGTCGTTTGCTCGACGGCATTTAG
- a CDS encoding type II toxin-antitoxin system RelE/ParE family toxin — translation MIQSFADAPTQALWLGKKPPELPSTILKTALRKLTQLEAASSLSELRFPPGNRLEALKGDRAGQFSIRVNDQFRVCFRWKNANATDVAITDYH, via the coding sequence GTGATTCAATCATTCGCCGACGCCCCGACCCAGGCTTTGTGGCTTGGTAAAAAGCCGCCTGAGCTTCCGTCCACCATTCTGAAAACCGCCCTGCGCAAACTCACGCAACTCGAAGCTGCATCTTCTCTTAGTGAATTGCGATTTCCTCCCGGCAATCGTCTTGAGGCATTGAAGGGAGATCGAGCAGGCCAATTCAGCATTCGGGTGAATGACCAGTTTCGAGTATGCTTTCGATGGAAGAACGCAAACGCCACCGATGTAGCCATAACCGACTATCACTGA